From a region of the Tissierellales bacterium genome:
- a CDS encoding S1-like domain-containing RNA-binding protein, producing MIELGKTQELEVMKLTPKGAYLNEKNKEESKDVFIPEGELPKNISEGDTIDVFVYRDEKEKVVATTKKPDLEVGEIGFLKLAETTRIGGFMKWGLDKDLFLPFSEQIGKVEKGRKYLVGVYIDKTNRLCATMKIKNLLSDNSPYRKDDKVKGTIYSINREIGVFVAVDNKYDALIPRHELFGAYRIGDTINARVTKVRKDGKLNLSLRKKVYKQMDKDARVILNKLQRKGGELPLNDYSSPAEIKEELNMSKGAFKRAVGRLLKEGQVEFSKKGIRLVRM from the coding sequence ATGATAGAACTAGGAAAAACTCAAGAACTAGAAGTAATGAAACTTACACCAAAGGGTGCATATTTGAATGAAAAAAATAAAGAAGAAAGCAAAGATGTTTTTATTCCAGAAGGGGAATTGCCTAAGAATATATCTGAAGGAGATACAATAGATGTATTTGTCTATAGGGATGAAAAGGAAAAAGTTGTTGCTACAACAAAAAAGCCTGATTTAGAAGTTGGAGAAATAGGCTTTCTAAAGTTGGCTGAAACAACTAGGATAGGTGGATTTATGAAATGGGGGCTAGATAAAGATTTATTTTTACCTTTTAGTGAACAAATTGGGAAGGTAGAAAAAGGAAGGAAATATCTAGTTGGAGTATATATAGATAAAACAAATAGATTGTGTGCTACTATGAAAATTAAAAACCTTTTAAGTGATAATTCTCCTTATAGAAAGGATGATAAAGTTAAAGGTACTATTTATAGTATAAATAGGGAAATAGGTGTTTTTGTAGCAGTAGATAATAAATATGATGCGTTAATCCCTAGACATGAGTTATTCGGTGCTTATAGAATAGGAGATACTATAAATGCAAGAGTAACTAAAGTAAGAAAAGATGGAAAGCTAAATTTAAGTCTTAGAAAGAAAGTTTATAAACAAATGGATAAGGATGCTAGGGTGATTTTAAATAAATTACAAAGAAAAGGTGGAGAACTACCTCTTAATGATTACAGTTCCCCAGCTGAAATAAAAGAGGAATTAAATATGAGTAAAGGTGCATTTAAGAGGGCAGTAGGGAGATTATTGAAGGAAGGGCAAGTTGAGTTTAGTAAGAAGGGAATTAGGTTGGTGAGGATGTAG